A genomic region of Oryza glaberrima chromosome 1, OglaRS2, whole genome shotgun sequence contains the following coding sequences:
- the LOC127780432 gene encoding glutathione hydrolase 3-like isoform X2: MAARGGLENPLLGGGPVSSQGSRRRRPWTALAIAVALLAVACVVLLLLSSGGAEQGGDRSRVVSGGGGGGVGLSPHEVEAGVGAVAADDGRCSEVGAAALRAGGHAADAAVAAALCLGVVHPMSSGVGGGAFIVTRDAASGDAVAFDARETAPAAATPDMYAGNPTSKYKGALAMGIPGELAGLHAAWSRYGRLPWKDLFAPAIKLARDGFTVVPYLEIALKKTERDVLADPGLRAVLAPEGRILAAGEVCRNPALADTLEAIASGGVEAFYGGAVGERFVADVRRAGGIATVDDLRAYKVEVSDAMRSDAMGYTFLGMPPPSSGGVGVALILNILSGYKSLEFLKGFLGLHRFIEAFKHMLAIRMDLGDPDYVNITGNVSEMLSPAFADKLRQRIVDNTTFPPSYYFPKWSQLDDHGTSHLCVVDGDRNAVAMTTTENHLFGAHLLSPSTGIVVNNQMDDFSVPAEGTPPPDNLPPAPANFIAPGKRPLSSMTPTIILKDGQLAGVVGGSGGPFIIATVVQVFVNHFIVGMHPLAAVLNPRVYHKLVPNEVVYENVTVVDGEVFELSGEAREFLRRRGHRLTSTDSGAVCQFIVQDLLTPVAAAGDENVFHGMLTAVSDPRKDGRPAGM, from the exons atggccgcgcgcggcggcctgGAGAAccccctcctcggcggcggcccggTTTCTTCTCAGGgcagtcggcgccgccgcccgtggaccgcgctcgccatcgccgtggcgcTGCTCGCCGTGGCGTGCGTCGTGCTGCTGCTCCTGAGCTCGGGGGGAGCGGAGCAAGGCGGTGATCGGAGCAGGGTggtgtccggcggcggcggcgggggcgtggGGCTGAGCCCGCACGAGGTGGAGGCCGGggtgggcgcggtggcggcggacgacggGCGGTGCTCGGAGGTGGGCGCCGCGGCGCTGCGCGCCGGCGGGCacgcggcggacgcggccgtggcggcggcgctctgccTCGGCGTGGTGCACCCGATGtcgagcggcgtcggcggcggcgcgttcaTCGTCACCAGGgacgccgcctccggcgacgccgtcgccttcgACGCCCGCGAGaccgcgccggccgcggccacgCCG GACATGTACGCGGGCAACCCGACCTCCAAGTACAAGGGCGCGCTCGCCATGGGCAtccccggcgagctcgccggcctccacgCCGCGTGGTCCCGCTACGGCAGGCTGCCGTGGAAGGACCTCTTCGCGCCGGCGATCAAGCTGGCGCGTGACGGCTTCACGGTGGTGCCGTACCTCGAGATCGCGCTCAAGAAGACGGAGCGCGACGTGCTCGCGGACCCGGGCCTCCGCGCCGTGCTGGCGCCGGAGGGGAggatcctcgccgccggcgaggtgtgCCGCAACCCGGCGCTCGCGGACACGCTCGAGGCCAtcgccagcggcggcgtcgaggcgttctacggcggcgccgtcggcgagaGGTTCGTCGCCGACgtgcggcgcgccggcggcatCGCGACGGTGGACGACCTGAGGGCGTACAAGGTCGAGGTGAGCGACGCCATGCGCTCCGACGCCATGGGCTACACCTTCCTcggcatgccgccgccgtccagcggcggcgtcggggtggCTCTG attttgaacatcttgagcggATACAAATCACTCGAGTTCTTGAAAGGATTTCTTGGCTTGCACCGGTTCATCGAGGCGTTCAAGCACATGCTGGCCATCCGGATGGATCTCGGCGACCCTGACTACGTCAACATCACCGGCAACGTCTCGGAGATGCTCTCGCCGGCGTTCGCCGACAAACTCCGGCAGAGGATCGTCGACAACACCACGTTCCCTCCCAGCTACTACTTCCCAAA ATGGAGCCAGCTGGATGACCACGGGACGAGCCACCTGtgcgtcgtcgacggcgaccggaACGCGGTGGCGATGACGACCACGGAGAACCACCTCTTCGGGGCGCACCTGCTGTCGCCGTCGACGGGCATCGTGGTGAACAACCAGATGGACGACTTCTCCGTGCCGGCGGaggggacgccgccgccggacaacctcccgccggcgccggcgaacttCATCGCTCCGGGCAAACGGCCGCTCTCCTCCATGACGCCGACGATCATTCTCAAG GACGGacagctcgccggcgtcgtcggcggcagcggcgggccgTTCATCATAGCGACGGTGGTCCAGGTGTTCGTGAACCACTTCATCGTCGGCATgcacccgctcgccgccgtcctgaATCCCAGGGTCTACCACAAG CTGGTGCCAAATGAGGTGGTGTACGAGAACGTGACggtggtcgacggcgaggtGTTCGAGCTcagcggcgaggcgagggagTTCCTGCGGCGGAGGGGCCACCGGCTGACGAGCACGGACTCCGGCGCCGTCTGCCAGTTCATCGTGCAGGACTTGCTgacgccggtcgccgccgccggcgacgagaatgTCTTCCACGGGATGCTCACCGCCGTCAGCGACCCGAGGAAAGACGGGAGACCTGCCGGGATGTGA
- the LOC127760512 gene encoding inner membrane protein PPF-1, chloroplastic-like isoform X1: MAKALLSSSLLPSLQPRAAAARLPMLTLPSLRRHGGRRASACRVRASLHGLDSIAGLDLHAALERAEAALYTLADAAVVAADAAAGGGGGGGGGGGEAAASVAQKNGGWFGFISEALEVVLKVLKDGLSAVHVPYSYGFAIILLTVIVKAATLPLTKQQVESTLAMQNLQPQIKAIQQRYAGNQERIQLETARLYKQAGVNPLAGCFPTLATIPVWIGLYQALSNVANEGLLTEGFFWIPSLGGPTTIAARQSGAGISWLLPFVDGHPPLGWHDTICYLVLPVLLVASQFVSMEIMKPPQTDDPSQKNTLLVLKFLPFMIGWFSLSVPSGLSIYWFTNNILSTAQQVWLRKLGGAKPVVNQGGSGIITAGRAKRTSAQPAQPGERFKQLKEEESKRKGNKALAAGDSDLSASTSEDEESDDETTEEQGGPEERYNSSSNKKLPNYSGKKGKRSKRKRMVQ; encoded by the exons ATGGCCAAGGCGCTCCTCTCCTCGTCGCTGCTCCCCTCGCTgcagccccgcgccgccgccgcgaggctgCCTATGCTGACGCTGCCTTCGCTGCGGAGGCACGGGGGCCGCCGCGCGTCGGCGTGCAGGGTGAGGGCGAGCCTCCACGGGCTCGACTCGATCGCGGGGCTCGACCTCCACGCCGCGCTGGAGCGCGCCGAGGCGGCGCTCTAcacgctcgccgacgccgctgtcgtcgcggcggacgcggcggcgggaggaggagggggtggcggtggtggtggcggtgaagcggcggcgtcggtggcgcaGAAGAACGGGGGGTGGTTCGGGTTCATCTCCGAGGCCTTGGAGGTCGTGCTTAAG GTGCTGAAGGATGGCCTGTCAGCTGTTCATGTGCCGTACTCTTATGGATTCGCCATCATTCTTCTCACTGTTATTGTGAAGGCTGCAACATTACCTTTAACGAAACAACAG gTCGAATCAACTCTGGCTATGCAGAATTTACAACCACAGATCAAAGCAATTCAACAGAGATATGCAGGAAATCAG GAAAGGATACAGCTTGAGACTGCTCGGTTATACAAGCAAGCTGGAGTCAACCCTCTGGCAG GATGTTTTCCAACTTTGGCAACAATACCTGTCTGGATTGGCCTCTACCAAGCCCTTTCAAATGTAGCAAACGAG GGATTACTGACAGAAGGATTTTTCTGGATTCCATCTTTGGGAGGCCCTACAACAATTGCTGCTCGGCAAAGTGGTGCTGGCATTTCTTGGCTCTTGCCTTTTGTG GATGGCCATCCTCCATTAGGCTGGCATGACACGATATGTTATCTTGTGTTGCCTGTGCTACTTGTTGCTTCTCAGTTTGTCTCTATGGAAATCATGAAGCCACCCCAG ACTGATGATCCATCGCAGAAGAACACACTGCTTGTTTTGAAATTTCTTCCATTTATGATAGGGTGGTTCTCTTTGTCAGTGCCGTCAGGGTTGTCCATTTATTG GTTCACAAATAATATCCTCAGCACAGCCCAGCAAGTTTGGTTACGGAAACTGGGAGGAGCAAAGCCTGTTGTCAATCAGGGGGGTAGTGGGATAATTACTGCAGGACGAGCAAAACGTACGAGTGCTCAACCAGCCCAACCTGGTGAAAG ATTTAAACAGCTGAAAGAAGAGGAGAGCAAGAGAAAAGGCAACAAAGCGCTTGCTGCAGGAGATTCAGATCTTTCAGCCTCAACATCAGAGGATGAAGAGTCGGATGATGAGACTACTGAAGAG CAGGGAGGACCTGAGGAAAGATACAATTCCAGTAGCAACAAGAAACTTCCAAATTACTCCGGAAAGAAGGGCAAAAGATCAAAGAGGAAGCGCATGGTTCAGTAG
- the LOC127780432 gene encoding glutathione hydrolase 3-like isoform X1: MAARGGLENPLLGGGPVSSQGSRRRRPWTALAIAVALLAVACVVLLLLSSGGAEQGGDRSRVVSGGGGGGVGLSPHEVEAGVGAVAADDGRCSEVGAAALRAGGHAADAAVAAALCLGVVHPMSSGVGGGAFIVTRDAASGDAVAFDARETAPAAATPDMYAGNPTSKYKGALAMGVPGELAGLHAAWSRYGRLPWKDLFAPAIKLARDGFTVVPPVAGALKEAERDVLADPGLRAVFAPQGRILAAGEVCRNPALADTLEAVASGGVEAFYGGAIGERFVADVRRAGGIATVDDLRAYKVEVSDAMRADAMGYTFLGMPPPSSGTVGMALVLNILDGYKSLEFLKGFLGVHRFIEALKHMLAIRMALGDPDYVNVAGNVSQMLSPAFADKIRQRIVDNTTFPPSYYFPKWSQLNDHGTSHLCVVDGDRNAVAMTTTVNSYFGAHVLSPSTGIVLNNEMDDFSVPAERTPDHLPPAPANFIAPGKRPLSSMTPTIILKNGQLAGVVGGSGGTNIIATAAQVFVNHFIVGMHPLAAVQHPRVYHKLVPNVVVYENETVVGGEVIELSGEAREFLRRRGHRLRSTGSGAVCQFIVQDLLAPVGSAADRRQHGGGNVFHGMLTAVSDPRKGGRPAGM; the protein is encoded by the exons atggccgcgcgcggcggcctgGAGAAccccctcctcggcggcggcccggTTTCTTCTCAGGgcagtcggcgccgccgcccgtggaccgcgctcgccatcgccgtggcgcTGCTCGCCGTGGCGTGCGTCGTGCTGCTGCTCCTGAGCTCGGGGGGAGCGGAGCAAGGCGGTGATCGGAGCAGGGTggtgtccggcggcggcggcgggggcgtggGGCTGAGCCCGCACGAGGTGGAGGCCGGggtgggcgcggtggcggcggacgacggGCGGTGCTCGGAGGTGGGCGCCGCGGCGCTGCGCGCCGGCGGGCacgcggcggacgcggccgtggcggcggcgctctgccTCGGCGTGGTGCACCCGATGtcgagcggcgtcggcggcggcgcgttcaTCGTCACCAGGgacgccgcctccggcgacgccgtcgccttcgACGCCCGCGAGaccgcgccggccgcggccacgCCG GACATGTACGCGGGCAACCCGACCTCCAAGTACAAGGGCGCGCTCGCCATGGGCGtccccggcgagctcgccggcctccacgCCGCGTGGTCCCGCTACGGCAGGCTGCCGTGGAAGGACCTCTTCGCGCCGGCGATCAAGCTAGCGCGGGACGGCTTCACGGTGgtgccgcccgtcgccggcgcgctcAAGGAGGCGGAGCGGGACGTGCTCGCCGACCCGGGCCTCCGCGCCGTGTTCGCGCCGCAGGGGAggatcctcgccgccggcgaggtgtgCCGCAACCCGGCGCTCGCGGACACGCTTGAGGCCGtcgccagcggcggcgtcgaggcgtTCTACGGCGGCGCCATCGGCGAGAGGTTCGTCGCCGACGTGCGGCGCGCCGGGGGCATCGCGACGGTGGACGACCTGAGGGCGTACAAGGTCGAGGTGAGCGACGCCATGCGCGCCGACGCCATGGGATACACTTTCCTCGGCATGCCGCCGCCTTCCAGCGGCACAGTCGGGATGGCTCTG GTTTTGAACATCTTGGATGGATACAAATCGCTCGAGTTCTTGAAAGGGTTTCTTGGCGTGCACCGGTTCATCGAGGCGCTGAAGCACATGCTGGCCATCAGGATGGCTCTCGGCGACCCTGACTACGTCAACGTCGCCGGCAACGTCTCCCAGATGCTCTCGCCGGCGTTCGCCGACAAAATCCGGCAGCGGATCGTCGACAACACTACGTTCCCTCCCAGTTACTACTTCCCAAA ATGGAGCCAGCTGAATGACCACGGGACGAGCCACCTctgcgtcgtcgacggcgaccggaACGCggtggcgatgacgacgacggtgaaCTCTTACTTCGGGGCGCACGTGCTGTCGCCGTCGACGGGCATCGTGCTGAACAACGAGATGGACGACTTCTCCGTGCCGGCGGAGCGGACGCCGGACCacctcccgccggcgccggcgaacttCATCGCTCCGGGAAAACGGCCTCTCTCCTCCATGACGCCGACGATCATACTAAAG AACGGACAGCTCGCCGGAGTAgtcggcggcagtggcgggacGAACATCATCGCGACGGCGGCCCAGGTGTTCGTGAACCATTTCATCGTCGGCATgcacccgctcgccgccgtccagcaTCCCAGAGTCTACCACAAG CTGGTGCCGAACGTGGTGGTGTACGAGAACGagacggtggtcggcggcgaggtgatCGAGCTcagcggcgaggcgagggagTTCCTGCGGCGGAGGGGCCACCGGCTGAGGAGCACGGGCTCCGGCGCCGTCTGCCAGTTCATCGTGCAGGACTTGCTGGCGCCGGTCGGCTCGGCCGCCGACCGccggcagcacggcggcgggaaCGTCTTCCACGGGATGCTCACCGCCGTCAGCGACCCGAGGAAAGGCGGCAGACCTGCCGGAATGTGA
- the LOC127780432 gene encoding glutathione hydrolase 3-like isoform X3, with the protein MAARGGLENPLLGGGAVSSPDSRRRRPCTALAIAAAALLALAACVVLHLSSGGDDRSRVVSGGGGGVRLSPHEVEAGVGAVATDDGRCSEVGAAALRAGGHAVDAAVAATLCLGVVHPMSSGVGGGAFIVARDAASGDAVAFDARETAPAAATPDMYAGNPTSKYKGALAMGIPGELAGLHAAWSRYGRLPWKDLFAPAIKLARDGFTVVPYLEIALKKTERDVLADPGLRAVLAPEGRILAAGEVCRNPALADTLEAIASGGVEAFYGGAVGERFVADVRRAGGIATVDDLRAYKVEVSDAMRSDAMGYTFLGMPPPSSGGVGVALILNILSGYKSLEFLKGFLGLHRFIEAFKHMLAIRMDLGDPDYVNITGNVSEMLSPAFADKLRQRIVDNTTFPPSYYFPKWSQLDDHGTSHLCVVDGDRNAVAMTTTENHLFGAHLLSPSTGIVVNNQMDDFSVPAEGTPPPDNLPPAPANFIAPGKRPLSSMTPTIILKDGQLAGVVGGSGGPFIIATVVQVFVNHFIVGMHPLAAVLNPRVYHKLVPNEVVYENVTVVDGEVFELSGEAREFLRRRGHRLTSTDSGAVCQFIVQDLLTPVAAAGDENVFHGMLTAVSDPRKDGRPAGM; encoded by the exons atggccgcgCGAGGCGGCCTAGAGAACcctctcctcggcggcggcgcggtttCTTCTCCGGAcagtcggcgccgccgtccgtgcaccgcgctcgccatcgccgccgcggcgctgctcGCCCTGGCGGCGTGCGTCGTGCTGCACCTGAGCTCGGGCGGCGATGATCGGAGCAGGGTggtgtccggcggcggcgggggtgtgAGACTGAGCCCGCACGAGGTGGAGGCCGGGGTGGGCGCGGTGGCGACGGACGACGGGCGGTGCTCGGAGGTGGGCGCCGCGGCGCTGCGCGCCGGCGGGCACGCGGTGgacgcggccgtggcggcgacgCTCTGCCTCGGCGTGGTGCACCCGATGtcgagcggcgtcggcggcggcgcgttcaTCGTCGCCAGGgacgccgcctccggcgacgccgtcgccttcgACGCCCGCGAGaccgcgccggccgcggccacgCCG GACATGTACGCGGGCAACCCGACCTCCAAGTACAAGGGCGCGCTCGCCATGGGCAtccccggcgagctcgccggcctccacgCCGCGTGGTCCCGCTACGGCAGGCTGCCGTGGAAGGACCTCTTCGCGCCGGCGATCAAGCTGGCGCGTGACGGCTTCACGGTGGTGCCGTACCTCGAGATCGCGCTCAAGAAGACGGAGCGCGACGTGCTCGCGGACCCGGGCCTCCGCGCCGTGCTGGCGCCGGAGGGGAggatcctcgccgccggcgaggtgtgCCGCAACCCGGCGCTCGCGGACACGCTCGAGGCCAtcgccagcggcggcgtcgaggcgttctacggcggcgccgtcggcgagaGGTTCGTCGCCGACgtgcggcgcgccggcggcatCGCGACGGTGGACGACCTGAGGGCGTACAAGGTCGAGGTGAGCGACGCCATGCGCTCCGACGCCATGGGCTACACCTTCCTcggcatgccgccgccgtccagcggcggcgtcggggtggCTCTG attttgaacatcttgagcggATACAAATCACTCGAGTTCTTGAAAGGATTTCTTGGCTTGCACCGGTTCATCGAGGCGTTCAAGCACATGCTGGCCATCCGGATGGATCTCGGCGACCCTGACTACGTCAACATCACCGGCAACGTCTCGGAGATGCTCTCGCCGGCGTTCGCCGACAAACTCCGGCAGAGGATCGTCGACAACACCACGTTCCCTCCCAGCTACTACTTCCCAAA ATGGAGCCAGCTGGATGACCACGGGACGAGCCACCTGtgcgtcgtcgacggcgaccggaACGCGGTGGCGATGACGACCACGGAGAACCACCTCTTCGGGGCGCACCTGCTGTCGCCGTCGACGGGCATCGTGGTGAACAACCAGATGGACGACTTCTCCGTGCCGGCGGaggggacgccgccgccggacaacctcccgccggcgccggcgaacttCATCGCTCCGGGCAAACGGCCGCTCTCCTCCATGACGCCGACGATCATTCTCAAG GACGGacagctcgccggcgtcgtcggcggcagcggcgggccgTTCATCATAGCGACGGTGGTCCAGGTGTTCGTGAACCACTTCATCGTCGGCATgcacccgctcgccgccgtcctgaATCCCAGGGTCTACCACAAG CTGGTGCCAAATGAGGTGGTGTACGAGAACGTGACggtggtcgacggcgaggtGTTCGAGCTcagcggcgaggcgagggagTTCCTGCGGCGGAGGGGCCACCGGCTGACGAGCACGGACTCCGGCGCCGTCTGCCAGTTCATCGTGCAGGACTTGCTgacgccggtcgccgccgccggcgacgagaatgTCTTCCACGGGATGCTCACCGCCGTCAGCGACCCGAGGAAAGACGGGAGACCTGCCGGGATGTGA
- the LOC127760512 gene encoding inner membrane protein PPF-1, chloroplastic-like isoform X2, giving the protein MAKALLSSSLLPSLQPRAAAARLPMLTLPSLRRHGGRRASACRVRASLHGLDSIAGLDLHAALERAEAALYTLADAAVVAADAAAGGGGGGGGGGGEAAASVAQKNGGWFGFISEALEVVLKVLKDGLSAVHVPYSYGFAIILLTVIVKAATLPLTKQQVESTLAMQNLQPQIKAIQQRYAGNQERIQLETARLYKQAGVNPLAGCFPTLATIPVWIGLYQALSNVANEGLLTEGFFWIPSLGGPTTIAARQSGAGISWLLPFVDGHPPLGWHDTICYLVLPVLLVASQFVSMEIMKPPQTDDPSQKNTLLVLKFLPFMIGWFSLSVPSGLSIYWFTNNILSTAQQVWLRKLGGAKPVVNQGGSGIITAGRAKRTSAQPAQPGERFKQLKEEESKRKGNKALAAGDSDLSASTSEDEESDDETTEEGGPEERYNSSSNKKLPNYSGKKGKRSKRKRMVQ; this is encoded by the exons ATGGCCAAGGCGCTCCTCTCCTCGTCGCTGCTCCCCTCGCTgcagccccgcgccgccgccgcgaggctgCCTATGCTGACGCTGCCTTCGCTGCGGAGGCACGGGGGCCGCCGCGCGTCGGCGTGCAGGGTGAGGGCGAGCCTCCACGGGCTCGACTCGATCGCGGGGCTCGACCTCCACGCCGCGCTGGAGCGCGCCGAGGCGGCGCTCTAcacgctcgccgacgccgctgtcgtcgcggcggacgcggcggcgggaggaggagggggtggcggtggtggtggcggtgaagcggcggcgtcggtggcgcaGAAGAACGGGGGGTGGTTCGGGTTCATCTCCGAGGCCTTGGAGGTCGTGCTTAAG GTGCTGAAGGATGGCCTGTCAGCTGTTCATGTGCCGTACTCTTATGGATTCGCCATCATTCTTCTCACTGTTATTGTGAAGGCTGCAACATTACCTTTAACGAAACAACAG gTCGAATCAACTCTGGCTATGCAGAATTTACAACCACAGATCAAAGCAATTCAACAGAGATATGCAGGAAATCAG GAAAGGATACAGCTTGAGACTGCTCGGTTATACAAGCAAGCTGGAGTCAACCCTCTGGCAG GATGTTTTCCAACTTTGGCAACAATACCTGTCTGGATTGGCCTCTACCAAGCCCTTTCAAATGTAGCAAACGAG GGATTACTGACAGAAGGATTTTTCTGGATTCCATCTTTGGGAGGCCCTACAACAATTGCTGCTCGGCAAAGTGGTGCTGGCATTTCTTGGCTCTTGCCTTTTGTG GATGGCCATCCTCCATTAGGCTGGCATGACACGATATGTTATCTTGTGTTGCCTGTGCTACTTGTTGCTTCTCAGTTTGTCTCTATGGAAATCATGAAGCCACCCCAG ACTGATGATCCATCGCAGAAGAACACACTGCTTGTTTTGAAATTTCTTCCATTTATGATAGGGTGGTTCTCTTTGTCAGTGCCGTCAGGGTTGTCCATTTATTG GTTCACAAATAATATCCTCAGCACAGCCCAGCAAGTTTGGTTACGGAAACTGGGAGGAGCAAAGCCTGTTGTCAATCAGGGGGGTAGTGGGATAATTACTGCAGGACGAGCAAAACGTACGAGTGCTCAACCAGCCCAACCTGGTGAAAG ATTTAAACAGCTGAAAGAAGAGGAGAGCAAGAGAAAAGGCAACAAAGCGCTTGCTGCAGGAGATTCAGATCTTTCAGCCTCAACATCAGAGGATGAAGAGTCGGATGATGAGACTACTGAAGAG GGAGGACCTGAGGAAAGATACAATTCCAGTAGCAACAAGAAACTTCCAAATTACTCCGGAAAGAAGGGCAAAAGATCAAAGAGGAAGCGCATGGTTCAGTAG
- the LOC127755613 gene encoding uncharacterized protein LOC127755613, producing the protein MGEPLLTTLSMENTNSHPCTRLSMDPAGSHAASGDSSGGGGGGGSTGAGGGGGGGGGDRELFIIPRRESAHPGPPDINLPLSADPSPPPPPHPPSWGIDQFDMLDVGLGTQTYESEVALTLPKLTGNGNTAVGVGARKCAKRGDSIWGAWFFFNHYFKPALVEKPKGKVTRDSSGSVSGFEKSDLRLDVFLVQHDMENMYMWVFKERPDNALGKMQLRSFMNGHSKHGEPSFPFSADKGFARSHRMQRKHYRGLSNPQCLHGIEIVSSPNLSAVPEAEMKRWAELTGRELNFSIPPEASDFESWRNLPSTDFELDRPLPPSSKITHGSHSHKKALNGSGLNLSTPPSSDDGMDLSPKCAKRRKDFFAHGADEDCVMANNSCSDREQEIEVHTGEPSWMHEFTGVAKHASGPVTAAKTIYEDDEGYLIMVSMLFSDPHSVKVSWRNTLTHGIVKISCVSTARMPFVKRHDRTFKLTDPFPEHCPPGEFVREIPLATRIPEDAKLEAYYDETGTGLEIMVPKHRVGPEEHEVQVCMRPPHLGENDLLLS; encoded by the coding sequence ATGGGAGAGCCCCTCCTCACCACCCTGTCCATGGAGAACACCAACAGCCATCCCTGCACCCGCCTCTCCATGGATCCCGCCGGGTCGCACGCGGCCTCGGGTGACTCctccggtggcggtggaggtggcggcagcaccggtgccggtggtggtggtggtggtggcggtggtgacaGGGAATTGTTCATCATTCCGCGGCGTGAATCTGCGCATCCAGGACCACCGGACATTAACCTGCCCCTTTCTGCAGACccctcaccaccaccgccgccgcatccgccgtcGTGGGGTATCGACCAGTTTGACATGCTTGATGTCGGTCTCGGCACGCAGACTTATGAGTCTGAGGTTGCGCTCACGCTTCCAAAGTTGACTGGCAATGGCAACACTGCGGTTGGCGTCGGTGCGAGGAAGTGTGCCAAGAGGGGGGACAGCATTTGGGGTGCATGGTTCTTCTTCAATCACTACTTCAAACCTGCACTTGTGGAGAAGCCGAAAGGCAAGGTGACACGGGACTCTTCTGGGAGCGTTTCGGGCTTTGAGAAGTCTGATCTTCGCCTTGATGTCTTCCTGGTGCAGCATGACATGGAGAACATGTACATGTGGGTTTTTAAGGAACGGCCTGACAATGCCCTCGGGAAGATGCAGCTCCGGAGCTTCATGAATGGGCATTCCAAGCATGGTGAGCCATCCTTTCCATTCAGTGCAGATAAGGGCTTTGCAAGGTCACACCGCATGCAACGAAAGCACTATCGAGGGCTGTCCAACCCACAATGCCTTCATGGGATAGAGATTGTGAGTTCACCAAATCTGTCAGCTGTTCCTGAAGCTGAAATGAAAAGGTGGGCGGAACTTACAGGAAGAGAACTTAATTTCTCAATTCCTCCTGAAGCAAGTGACTTTGAATCATGGAGGAATCTTCCAAGCACTGATTTCGAACTTGATAGGCCACTGCCACCGTCATCAAAGATTACACATGGCTCTCACAGTCACAAAAAGGCACTGAATGGTTCAGGTCTTAACCTTTCTACGCCACCATCATCAGACGATGGGATGGACCTTTCTCCAAAATGCGCCAAGCGACGGAAGGACTTCTTTGCTCATGGTGCAGATGAGGATTGCGTGATGGCAAATAATTCTTGTTCTGACAGAGAGCAAGAGATAGAAGTTCACACAGGTGAGCCGTCATGGATGCATGAGTTCACTGGTGTAGCAAAACATGCAAGTGGACCTGTTACGGCTGCCAAGACAATATATGAGGACGATGAAGGCTACTTAATCATGGTGAGCATGCTCTTCTCTGATCCTCACAGTGTCAAGGTCTCTTGGAGGAACACATTGACACATGGCATTGTGAAGATATCGTGTGTGAGCACTGCTCGAATGCCCTTTGTTAAGAGACATGACAGGACATTCAAGTTGACTGATCCTTTCCCTGAGCACTGCCCTCCTGGAGAATTTGTGAGAGAGATACCTTTGGCTACAAGGATTCCAGAAGATGCAAAGCTCGAAGCGTATTATGACGAGACTGGCACTGGACTGGAAATCATGGTCCCCAAGCACCGAGTTGGACCCGAAGAGCATGAAGTCCAGGTTTGCATGAGGCCCCCACACCTTGGTGAAAACGATCTTCTTTTATCATAG